The DNA sequence TGCTGGACATCATCTGCTTCCGCAAGCTGGGCCACAACGAGCAGGACACCCCGGCCCTGACCCAGCCGCTGATGTACAAGAAGATCAGCGCGCATCCCGGTACCCGCCGCCTGTACGCCGACAAGCTGTCCGCCCAGGGTCTGGGCGAGACGCTGGGTGACGACATGTTCAAGGACTATCGCTCCGCGATGGACCAGGGTCGTCACACCATCGATCCGGTGATCAGCAACTTCAAGAGCAAGTACGCGGTCGACTGGGCGCCCTTCCTCGGCAAGAAGTGGACCGATGCTGCCGACACCGCCATCCCGCTGACCGAGTGGAAGCGTCTGGCCGAGCGCCTGACGACGATTCCCGCCAGCGTCAATCCGCACCCGCTGGTCAAGAAGGTCTACGACGACCGCGCCGCGATGGGCCGTGGCGAGGTCAACGTCGACTGGGGCATGGGCGAGCACATGGCCTTTGCCTCGCTGGTCGCCGCCGGCTATCCGGTGCGCCTGTCGGGCGAAGACTGCGGCCGTGGCACCTTCACGCACCGCCACGCCGTGGTCCACGACCAGAAGCGCGAGAAGTGGGACGAAGGCACCTACATCCCCGCGCAGCACGTCGCCGACAACCAGGCCACGTTCACCGTCATCGACTCGATCCTGTCGGAAGAGGCCGTGCTGGGCTTCGAATACGGCTACGCCGCGGCCGAACCCAACACGCTGACCATCTGGGAAGCGCAGTTCGGTGACTTCGCCAACGGCGCGCAGGTCGTGATCGACCAGTTCATCGCCTCCGGCGAAGTGAAGTGGGGCCGCGTCAACGGCCTGACGCTGATGCTGCCGCACGGCTACGAAGGCCAGGGTCCGGAGCACTCCTCTGCCCGTCTGGAGCGCTTCATGCAGCTGGCTGCCGACACCAACATGCAGATCGTGCAGCCGACCACGGCCAGCCAGATCTTCCATGTGCTGCGCCGCCAGATGGTGCGTTCGCTGCGCAAGCCGCTGGTGCTGTTCACGCCGAAGTCGCTGCTGCGCAACAAGGATGCGACCTCGCCGGTGAGCGACTTCACCAAGGGCGAATTCCGCACCGTCATCGCGGAGCAGAAGGCCGACATCAATCCGGAGAAGGTCAAGCGTGTCATCGCCTGCTCGGGCAAGGTCTACTACGACCTGGTCAAGAAGCGCGAAGAGAAGAAGTCCGGCGACGTGGCCATCCTCCGCGTCGAACAGCTCTATCCCTTCCCGCACAAGGCGTTTGCCAACGAACTGAAGAAGTATCCGAACCTGACCGACCTCGTGTGGTGCCAGGACGAGCCGCAGAACCAGGGCGCCTGGTTCTTCGTGCAGCACTACATCCACGAGAACATGCAGGACGGTCAGAAGCTCGGCTACGCCGGTCGTCCGGCCTCTGCATCGCCGGCGGTCGGCTACGCGCACCTGCACCAGGAGCAGCAGAAGACGCTGCTCGACCAGGCATTCGGCAAGCTCAAGGGCTTCGTGCTCACCAAGTAATCCAAACAGGTTCCTACCATCATGGCCATTGTTGAAGTCAAAGTCCCCCAGTTGTCCGAGTCGGTTGCGGAAGCAACCATGCTGCAGTGGAAGAAGAAGCCCGGTGATGCCGTGGCGATCGACGAGATCCTCATCGAGATCGAGACCGACAAGGTCGTGCTCGAAGTGCCGGCGCCCGCCGCTGGCGTGCTGGTTGCACTGGTCGTCGGCGACGGCGGCACGGTCGCCAGCGAACAGGTGATCGCCAAGATCGACACCGACGGACAGGTGGCGGTCAGCCCGCTGCAGATCGCGGCCATTCCTGCCACGACGGCAGTGGCCGCCGCACCCGTGGCCGCCAGCAAGGGCGATGTCGCCATGCCCGCTGCTGCCAAGCTGCTGGCCGACAACGGCCTGAGCGTCGGCGATGTCGCCGGCTCCGGCAAGGATGGCCGTGTCACCAAGGGTGATGTGCTGGGTGCCGTCGCCGCGGGGGCCAAGGCGGCTCCGGCGCCGGTGGCTGCCAAGCCGCCGGCCGTGGCCGCACCCGCTGCGCCGGTGGCCCTGGGTGACCGCGCCGAACAGCGCGTGCCGATGAGCCGCCTGCGTGCCCGCGTGGCCGAGCGCCTGCTGCAGTCGCAGTCGCAGAACGCCATCCTGACCACGTTCAACGAAGTGAACATGGCGCCGCTGATGGACATGCGCAAGCGCTTCCAGGACAAGTTCGAGAAGGAACACGGCATCAAGCTCGGCTTCATGTCGTTCTTCGTCAAGGCCGCGGTCGCTGCGCTGAAGAAGTTCCCGGTCCTGAACGCCTCGGTCGATGGCAACGACATCGTCTACCACGGCTACTTCGACATCGGCATCGCCGTCGGTTCGCCCCGTGGCCTGGTGGTGCCGATCCTGCGCAACGCTGACCAGATGACCTTCGCTGACATCGAGAAGAAGATCGCCGAATTTGGCAAGAAGGCCAAGGAAGGCAAGATCTCGATGGACGACCTGACGGGCGGCACGTTCTCGATCTCGAACGGCGGCACCTTCGGCTCCATGCTGTCGACCCCGATCATCAACCCGCCGCAGTCGGCCATCCTGGGCGTGCACGCGACCAAGGACCGCGCGGTGGTGGAAAACGGTCAGGTCGTGGTGCGCCCGATCAACTACCTGGCGATGTCCTACGACCACCGCATCATCGACGGCCGCGAAGCCGTCCTGGGTCTGGTGACGATGAAGGAAGCGCTGGAAGACCCGGCCCGCCTGCTGTTCGACATCTGAGCGACCTCTGCGCCTCTGCGTCGAACTGACGTGATTTCGGACGCCCCTTCGGGGGCGTTCTGCCAAGACTTCAGGAATTCACCATGTCCAAGCAATTTGATGTCGTCGTGATCGGCGGCGGCCCCGGCGGCTACATCGCTGCCATCCGCGCAGCACAACTGGGCTTCCAGGTCGCCTGCATCGACGAATGGAAGAACGAGAAGGGCGGCCCGGCCCCTGGCGGCACCTGCACCAACGTCGGCTGCATCCCGTCCAAGGCCCTGCTGCAGTCCTCGGAGCATTACGAGCACGCCGCCCACCACTTTGGCGACCACGGCATCAGCCTGGACAACCTGAAGATGGACGTGGCCAAGATGGTCGGCCGCAAGAACACCGTCGTGAAGCAGAACAACGACGGCATCCTGTTCCTGCTGAAGAAGAACAAGGTCAGCTTCTTCCACGGCCGCGGCTCGTTCGCCAAGGCGGTCGAAGGCGGCTATGAAATCAACGTCGCGGGCGCTGCCAACGAAGTGCTGACGGCCAAGAACGTCATCGTCGCGACTGGCTCCAACGCCCGCGCGCTGCCGGGTGCTGCGTTCGATGAAGAGAAGATCCTGTCGAACGACGGCGCGCTGCGCATCGGCGCGGTGCCGGCCAAGCTGGGCGTGATCGGCTCGGGCGTGATCGGCCTGGAGATGGGCTCGGTCTGGCGCCGCCTGGGTGCAGAAGTCACCATCCTGGAAGCGATGCCCGGTTTCCTGGGCGCCGCCGACGAAGGCGTGGCCAAGGAAGCGCTGAAGGCGTTCAAGAAGCAGGGCCTGAAGTTCGAGTTCGGCGTGAAGATCTCCAAGGTCGACGCGTCGGGTGACGGCGTGGTCGTGTTCTTCGCCGACGCCAAGGGTGCGGAGCAGACGCTGGCGGTGGACAAGCTGATTGTGTCGATCGGCCGGGTTGCCAACACCATCGGCCTGAACCCGGAAGCCGTCGGCCTGGCGCTGGACGAGCGTGGCATGGTCGTCGTCGACGCCGACTGCAAGACCAACCTGCCCGGCGTGTGGGCGGTCGGTGACGTGGTGCGCGGCCCGATGCTGGCGCACAAGGCCGAGGAAGAAGGCGTGGCAGTGGCCGAGCGCATCGCCGGTCAGCACGGCCACGTCAACTTCGCGACCATCCCCTGGGTGATCTACACCAGCCCGGAAATCGCCTGGGTCGGCCGCACCGAGCAGCAGCTCAAGGCGGACGGCGTGGCGTACAAGGCCGGCCAGTTCCCGTTCCTCGCGAATGGCCGCGCGCGCGCGCTGGGTGACACCACCGGCTTCGTCAAGTTCCTGGCCGACGCCACGACCGACGAGATCCTGGGCGTGCACATCGTCGGTCCGATGGCCTCCGAGCTGATCTCGGAAGCCGTGGTCGCGATGGAGTTCAAGGCCTCGGCCGAAGACATCGCCCGCATCTGCCACGCGCACCCGTCGCTGTCGGAGGCCACCAAGGAAGCGGCGCTGGCCGTGGACAAGCGCACGCTCAATTTCTGAGCCTGCGCGGGTTCCGCCCGCAGCATGCAACCATCAGGGGCGGCGCGAGTCGCCCCTTTTTCCGTTGTTCTTCTTTCCGTCCTGTCCAGGCCTTGTCGACCATGCCCACCGTCACCGAGATCTACCACCAGACCCTCGCCGAGCGCGGCTACCAGGCTGATCCGGCCCAGCTGCGCGCCGTGGCCGCCCTGCAGCGCTGCCAGGACGAGTGGATCGCCTACAAGTCCCGGCGCAGCAATGTGCTGACCAAGGCGCTGATCCGGCCGCCGCTGCCGCGCGGTGTCTACATGCACGGCGGGGTGGGGCGGGGCAAGAGCTTCCTGATGGACAGCTTCTTCCAGGCCGTGCCGCTGCAGCGCAAGACGCGGCTGCACTTCCACGAGTTCATGCGCGAAGTCCACCGGGAGCTGCAGGAACTCAAGGGCATCGCCAATCCGCTCGACGAACTGGGCAAGCGCATCGGGCGGCGCTTCCGGCTGATCTGCTTCGACGAGTTCCACGTCGCCGACGTGACCGACGCGATGATCCTGCACCGGCTGCTGGACGCGATGTACGCCAACCGGGTGTCGATCATCACGACGTCCAACTTCCACCCCGACGAGCTGTACCCGAACGGGCTGCACCGCGACCGCATCCTGCCGGCCATCGAGTTGCTCAAGGCCAAGCTCGAAGTCATCAACGTCGACAACGGCACCGACTACCGCCGCCGCACGCTGCAGCATGTCCAGCTTTACCACACGCCGCTGGGCGCGCAGGCGGACGCCGCCATGACGCAGGCCTTCGACGAACTGGCCGAGGTGAAGGACGAATCGCCCGAGCTGCGCATCGAGAACCGCGTCATCCATGCCCGACGCAAGGCGGGCGGGGTGGTCTGGTTCGACTTCAAGCAGCTGTGTGGCGGGCCGCGCTCGCAGAACGACTACCTGGAACTGGCGACCCAGTTCCACACGCTGCTGCTGTCGGACGTGCCGATGATGCCGCCACGGCTGGCGTCGGAGGCGCGGCGCTTCACGTGGCTGATCGACGTGCTCTACGACCGGCGCGTGAAGCTGATCATCTCGGCCGCCGTGCCGCCCGAGGAGCTTTACACCGAAGGTCCGATGTCGCATGAATTCCCGCGCACCGTCTCGCGCCTGACGGAGATGCAGTCCGAGGAGTTCATGGCGCTGGAGCGGCGCGACGTGGACACGTCGCTGACCTGATCCCCTGGGGGGCCGTCAGTCCAGCGTGTCGAGCCGGACGAGGGCGAGCGAGAGGTTGTCGCCGCCGCCCCGGGCACGCTGGCGCGCCTTGCTGATGAGCATCTTGCTGGCATCCCGCGGCTTGAGCGCGTTGACGATGGTGCCCAGCTCGCGCGATGTGAAGTAGTGCCACAGACCGTCGCTGCACACCAGCAGCGAGTCGCCCATTTCCAGCCGGTCCATGCGGGCCACGGTGATGGGCGGGTCCTCGTCCGCGCCCAGGCAGCCGGTCAGCAGGTGGGCATGGGGGTGGTCGTTCGCCTCTTCCTCGTTGATCTCGCCATCTTCGACCATGCGCTGCACCAGCGAGTGGTCGAAGGTGCGCGTGAGCATGTTCGAGCCGCGGAACACATACACCCGCGAGTCGCCCGCGTGGATGATGTGGCACTCGCGGTTGGGCAGGACGAGGAAGGCGGCGAGGGTGCTGTGCGGCTCCTGTTCGGAGGTGATCGCGGTCAGCTTGATCATCAGGTGC is a window from the Sphaerotilus montanus genome containing:
- the lpdA gene encoding dihydrolipoyl dehydrogenase, with amino-acid sequence MSKQFDVVVIGGGPGGYIAAIRAAQLGFQVACIDEWKNEKGGPAPGGTCTNVGCIPSKALLQSSEHYEHAAHHFGDHGISLDNLKMDVAKMVGRKNTVVKQNNDGILFLLKKNKVSFFHGRGSFAKAVEGGYEINVAGAANEVLTAKNVIVATGSNARALPGAAFDEEKILSNDGALRIGAVPAKLGVIGSGVIGLEMGSVWRRLGAEVTILEAMPGFLGAADEGVAKEALKAFKKQGLKFEFGVKISKVDASGDGVVVFFADAKGAEQTLAVDKLIVSIGRVANTIGLNPEAVGLALDERGMVVVDADCKTNLPGVWAVGDVVRGPMLAHKAEEEGVAVAERIAGQHGHVNFATIPWVIYTSPEIAWVGRTEQQLKADGVAYKAGQFPFLANGRARALGDTTGFVKFLADATTDEILGVHIVGPMASELISEAVVAMEFKASAEDIARICHAHPSLSEATKEAALAVDKRTLNF
- a CDS encoding PP2C family protein-serine/threonine phosphatase, which gives rise to MTPDSPGYRLLAATGIDRGDRLYQQDQVEVFTHPRAEGCLLAILADGMGGKSGGRKAADQVLLIARQLFERFAPAKDSASELLRKIVLESHLMIKLTAITSEQEPHSTLAAFLVLPNRECHIIHAGDSRVYVFRGSNMLTRTFDHSLVQRMVEDGEINEEEANDHPHAHLLTGCLGADEDPPITVARMDRLEMGDSLLVCSDGLWHYFTSRELGTIVNALKPRDASKMLISKARQRARGGGDNLSLALVRLDTLD
- the zapE gene encoding cell division protein ZapE, whose product is MPTVTEIYHQTLAERGYQADPAQLRAVAALQRCQDEWIAYKSRRSNVLTKALIRPPLPRGVYMHGGVGRGKSFLMDSFFQAVPLQRKTRLHFHEFMREVHRELQELKGIANPLDELGKRIGRRFRLICFDEFHVADVTDAMILHRLLDAMYANRVSIITTSNFHPDELYPNGLHRDRILPAIELLKAKLEVINVDNGTDYRRRTLQHVQLYHTPLGAQADAAMTQAFDELAEVKDESPELRIENRVIHARRKAGGVVWFDFKQLCGGPRSQNDYLELATQFHTLLLSDVPMMPPRLASEARRFTWLIDVLYDRRVKLIISAAVPPEELYTEGPMSHEFPRTVSRLTEMQSEEFMALERRDVDTSLT
- the odhB gene encoding 2-oxoglutarate dehydrogenase complex dihydrolipoyllysine-residue succinyltransferase codes for the protein MAIVEVKVPQLSESVAEATMLQWKKKPGDAVAIDEILIEIETDKVVLEVPAPAAGVLVALVVGDGGTVASEQVIAKIDTDGQVAVSPLQIAAIPATTAVAAAPVAASKGDVAMPAAAKLLADNGLSVGDVAGSGKDGRVTKGDVLGAVAAGAKAAPAPVAAKPPAVAAPAAPVALGDRAEQRVPMSRLRARVAERLLQSQSQNAILTTFNEVNMAPLMDMRKRFQDKFEKEHGIKLGFMSFFVKAAVAALKKFPVLNASVDGNDIVYHGYFDIGIAVGSPRGLVVPILRNADQMTFADIEKKIAEFGKKAKEGKISMDDLTGGTFSISNGGTFGSMLSTPIINPPQSAILGVHATKDRAVVENGQVVVRPINYLAMSYDHRIIDGREAVLGLVTMKEALEDPARLLFDI
- a CDS encoding 2-oxoglutarate dehydrogenase E1 component, encoding MMQQYRTNSYLFGGNAPYVEEMYEAYLDNPGSVPDNWRDYFDALQHVPAANGSDSRDVAHAPVIESFAQRATANAFAHKASEADLAVARKQVHVQSLIAAYRSLGSRWADLDPLKRTERPKIPELETAFYDLTEADMDITFSATNTYFTKSDSMTLREIVQALRETYCGTLGAEIMHITEPTEKRWWQERLESVRSKPSFSTEQKKHVLDRLTAAEGLERFLHTKYVGQKRFSLEGGESFIASMDELVQRAGQKGIQEIVIGMAHRGRLNVLVNTLGKMPKDLFAEFDHTAPEDLPAGDVKYHQGFSSDISTPGGPVHLSLAFNPSHLEIVNPVVEGSVRARQDRREDKTGAQVLPVLVHGDSAFGGQGVNQETLMLSATRGYSTGGTVHIIINNQIGFTTADPRDLRSTLYCTDIVKMVEAPVLHVNGDDPEAVVLATQFALDYRMAFHKDVVLDIICFRKLGHNEQDTPALTQPLMYKKISAHPGTRRLYADKLSAQGLGETLGDDMFKDYRSAMDQGRHTIDPVISNFKSKYAVDWAPFLGKKWTDAADTAIPLTEWKRLAERLTTIPASVNPHPLVKKVYDDRAAMGRGEVNVDWGMGEHMAFASLVAAGYPVRLSGEDCGRGTFTHRHAVVHDQKREKWDEGTYIPAQHVADNQATFTVIDSILSEEAVLGFEYGYAAAEPNTLTIWEAQFGDFANGAQVVIDQFIASGEVKWGRVNGLTLMLPHGYEGQGPEHSSARLERFMQLAADTNMQIVQPTTASQIFHVLRRQMVRSLRKPLVLFTPKSLLRNKDATSPVSDFTKGEFRTVIAEQKADINPEKVKRVIACSGKVYYDLVKKREEKKSGDVAILRVEQLYPFPHKAFANELKKYPNLTDLVWCQDEPQNQGAWFFVQHYIHENMQDGQKLGYAGRPASASPAVGYAHLHQEQQKTLLDQAFGKLKGFVLTK